GGTACATAACAAAATGAAAAAATCTATGGTTATTCAATCTCAACGAGTAATTTTATGCGCGTTGTGTGTGTTTCTCTTCGCATGTGGGAAAAAGAGCCAAATGGGACCCACCGGCACTCCTGAATATGCTGTAACTACTATTCAGTACACACCGACAGAACTGAACAGTTCATATCCTGCCACCATCAGAGGTATGCAAGACGTGGAAATAAGGCCACAAGTTACCGGATTTATTACAAAATTATATGTAGATGAAGGGGCGACCGTACATAAAGGGCAACCTTTATTCCTTATCGATCCCGTACAATACGAAGCGGCCGTAAACGTTGCTGAAGCTGCGGTAAAAGTAGCAGATGCTTCAGTTTCCACTGCTCAACTGACGGCAGACAACAAAAAAGAACTTCAAAAGAAAAACATTATCAGCGAATACGATTTGCAAACGGCTATGAATCAGCTTGCCACGGCAAAAGCCAATCTGGCTCAAGCTCAAGCTCAACTGGTAAATGCAAAGAAAAATCTCTCGTTCACTACTGTCGTCAGCCCGTCCGACGGAATAATCGGCAATATTCCCTATCGTGTAGGAAGCTTAGTAAGCCCGTCGATACAACAACCGATGACAACCGTTTCTGATATTTCGAAAATGTATGTTTATTTTTCGATGAACGAAAAACAGATTCTCGACTTTACACGTGAAGGAGCTACTCAAGGGGTATTAGCCAAAATGCCCGAAGTGCAATTGAAACTTGCCGACGGCACAATTTATCCGGAAAAAGGCAAAATCGAAACTCTGAGCGGGGTAATCGATCCTTCTACGGGCGCCGCCAGTATCCGTGCGACATTCCCCAATGTACAACGCATTTTACGCAGTGGAGGTGCGGGAGTAGTCATGATCCCCGAAAAGAATGATACGGCTATCGTAATTCCTCAAAAAGCGACTTACGAAATACAAGATAAAAAATTTGTTTTTACCGTTAACGACAGTTCTGTAGTAAAATCTACCGAAATTTCTATCCTCCCGATTAATAACGGTCAGGATTACGTCGTAACTTCAGGCCTTAAAGTCGGCGATCGTGTAGTTGTAGAGGGTGTAGGTACTTCTATTAAAGACGGTATGACTATTAAACCCATTACCCCTGCCGAAGCCGAAGCCCGTCTCAAAGGAGCTATTCAGCAGGCTGCTGCTATGGGCGCTGCAAAAAAATAACAGGATTATATAAAAGCTGCAATCATCCGTTAATAAAGCGGACTCGGGGACAAAGCGACCGGTAAGTTACCGGAATGCATTTCCCTTTGCAACCATAGTATCAAAAATTAAAATATGCACGCATGAAATTAGATAGATTTATAAAACGCCCGGTGCTCTCTACCGTAATATCGATTTTTATCGTTATTCTCGGTATATTGGGATTAGTATCGTTGCCAGTAACCCAATACCCTGACATCGCTCCTCCTACGGTAAAAGTGAGTACCACCTATACCGGTGCCGACGCCCAGACGGTGCTGAACAGTGTGATCGCCCCTTTGGAAGAACAGATCAACGGGGTAGAGAATATGATGTACATGACATCTACCGCCACAAATACAGGTGATGCTGAGATCGATATTTACTTTAAACAGGGAACCGATCCCGATATGGCTGCCGTTAACGTACAGAACCGCGTGGCGAAAGCACAAGGCTTGTTGCCTTCGGAAGTTACCAAAGTCGGTGTGATCACCAGTAAAAGACAAACGAGTATGTTAATGGGTATCACTGTATATAGTTCGGACGACAAATACGATGAAACCTTCCTGCAAAACTATGTAAAGATCAACCTTATTCCTCAGATTCAACGTGTTCCCGGTGTGGGCGACGCCATGGTAATGGGCGCCGATTATTCTATGCGTATCTGGCTGAAACCGGATATCATGGCCCAATACAAACTGATGCCTACCGATATTACGGCAGCTTTGGCCGAACAGAATATAGAGGCTGCTCCCGGACAGTTCGGTGAAAGCGGTAATCAATCGTTCCAGTATATCATGAAATACAAAGGACGCTTGGAAACCACCGAAGAATTTGAAGATATCGTTATAAAAGCGACTGAAAACGGAGAGGTTCTCCGGTTGAAAGACGTTGCCCGTATCGAATTAGGCGGACTTACTTACGGATTCGGAACCCGCTCTAACGGGCATCCCGGTGTTACGGCCATGATTTTCCAGACTGCTGGATCGAACGCGACAGAAATCATCAACAACATCAGCGAAATATTGGAAACAGCCTCGAAAGATTTTCCTCCGGGCGTTAAATACGATGTTTTATTAAATGCCAACGACTTCTTGTTTGCTTCTATACATGAAGTATTGAAGACCCTGATCGAAGCGTTTATTCTGGTATTCCTCGTCGTATTTATTTTCCTGCAGGATTTCCGTTCTACGCTTATACCGGCAATCGCCATACCGGTGGCACTTATAGGAACATTTTTCGTACTGTATCTTATCGGATTCAGTGTAAACCTGCTTACTCTTTGCGCCATCGTATTAGCCATCGCGATAGTCGTCGACGATGCGATAGTCGTCGTCGAGGCGGTGCATGCCAAGCTCGACCAAGGCTATAAGTCACCGGTAAAAGCATCTATCGACGCCATGAACGAAATATCGGGCGCTATCGTATCTATCACACTCGTTATGATGGCCGTATTTATTCCTGTAAGTTTCATGACCGGAACCTCGGGTACATTCTACCGCCAGTTCGGGATTACGATGGCCGTAGCCATCGGTTTGTCGGCCGTAAACGCATTAACCTTGAGCCCCGCGCTTTGCGCCTTGTTCCTGAAACCCCATGAAAAACATGACGAAGAAAAAGGGAAACCCCGAAAACTCAGCTATATAAAACGATTCCATGCCGCTTTTAATGCCGCATATGACGTTACGCTGAAAAAATATAAGGGAGGCGTAGATTTCTTTATTAAACATAAAATCACGTCATTCGTACTGGTTGTCATAAGTGTTATCGCTCTTATCGGCTTAATGAAGATAACCCCTACCGGTATGGTTCCCAATGAAGATACGGGTACATTCTTTGTGGTGGTGGATATGCCTCCTGCTACGTCACTTGAAAAAACGCAGGCGACCCTGGCTCGCATCGACAGCCTTATCGCTGCCGACCCTGCCGTAAAAAGCCGTACCGAAATCGCTGGATACAGCCTTATTGCCGGACAAGGCAGTTCTTACGGAACCTTTATCTGTAAACTGCAACCCTGGGACGAACGTGACAATTCCCAAAATGTAAACAACATCATAGGAAAATTATACGTACAAGCAAAAATGCTTATAAAAGACGCCCGCGTTTTGGTATTTTCTCCTCCTATGATCCCGGGTTACAGCGTAACCAACGGTTTTGAGCTCAACCTTCAGGATAAAACCGGTGGTAACCTCGAAGACTTTTATAACGTAGCACAGAACTTCCTTGCAAAATTGAACCAACGACCTGAAATCGCCGCGGCACAGACTTCGTTCAATCCGAACTATCCGCAATATATGGTCGATATCGATGCTGCCAAATGTAAACAGGCAGGCATCAGTCCGAGTACTTTACTCACAGCTTTACAAGGATATTACGGCGGTTTGTACGCTTCTAACTTCAACCGCTTCGGTAAATTATACCGTGTTATGATACAAGCCGACGCACAGTTCCGGGTCAACCCC
The Coprobacter tertius DNA segment above includes these coding regions:
- a CDS encoding efflux RND transporter periplasmic adaptor subunit, whose protein sequence is MKKSMVIQSQRVILCALCVFLFACGKKSQMGPTGTPEYAVTTIQYTPTELNSSYPATIRGMQDVEIRPQVTGFITKLYVDEGATVHKGQPLFLIDPVQYEAAVNVAEAAVKVADASVSTAQLTADNKKELQKKNIISEYDLQTAMNQLATAKANLAQAQAQLVNAKKNLSFTTVVSPSDGIIGNIPYRVGSLVSPSIQQPMTTVSDISKMYVYFSMNEKQILDFTREGATQGVLAKMPEVQLKLADGTIYPEKGKIETLSGVIDPSTGAASIRATFPNVQRILRSGGAGVVMIPEKNDTAIVIPQKATYEIQDKKFVFTVNDSSVVKSTEISILPINNGQDYVVTSGLKVGDRVVVEGVGTSIKDGMTIKPITPAEAEARLKGAIQQAAAMGAAKK
- a CDS encoding efflux RND transporter permease subunit, with protein sequence MKLDRFIKRPVLSTVISIFIVILGILGLVSLPVTQYPDIAPPTVKVSTTYTGADAQTVLNSVIAPLEEQINGVENMMYMTSTATNTGDAEIDIYFKQGTDPDMAAVNVQNRVAKAQGLLPSEVTKVGVITSKRQTSMLMGITVYSSDDKYDETFLQNYVKINLIPQIQRVPGVGDAMVMGADYSMRIWLKPDIMAQYKLMPTDITAALAEQNIEAAPGQFGESGNQSFQYIMKYKGRLETTEEFEDIVIKATENGEVLRLKDVARIELGGLTYGFGTRSNGHPGVTAMIFQTAGSNATEIINNISEILETASKDFPPGVKYDVLLNANDFLFASIHEVLKTLIEAFILVFLVVFIFLQDFRSTLIPAIAIPVALIGTFFVLYLIGFSVNLLTLCAIVLAIAIVVDDAIVVVEAVHAKLDQGYKSPVKASIDAMNEISGAIVSITLVMMAVFIPVSFMTGTSGTFYRQFGITMAVAIGLSAVNALTLSPALCALFLKPHEKHDEEKGKPRKLSYIKRFHAAFNAAYDVTLKKYKGGVDFFIKHKITSFVLVVISVIALIGLMKITPTGMVPNEDTGTFFVVVDMPPATSLEKTQATLARIDSLIAADPAVKSRTEIAGYSLIAGQGSSYGTFICKLQPWDERDNSQNVNNIIGKLYVQAKMLIKDARVLVFSPPMIPGYSVTNGFELNLQDKTGGNLEDFYNVAQNFLAKLNQRPEIAAAQTSFNPNYPQYMVDIDAAKCKQAGISPSTLLTALQGYYGGLYASNFNRFGKLYRVMIQADAQFRVNPETLNQIMVRNGSEMAPITQFITLRKIYGPDNIKRFNMFTSMSVNGTPADGYSSGQAIQAIEEVAKETLPTGYGFEYSGMTREEQSTSSSTTAIIFVLCLVFVYLLLSAQYESYILPLVVILSIPFGLMGSFIFAQFMGVENNIYMQIALIMLIGLLAKNAILIAEFALERRRTGMSIVSAAVMGASARLRPILMTSLAMVIGLLPLMFAHGVGANGNSTLGTGAIGGMLIGMICQIFIVPALFVVFETIQEKFKPIQWDDLDNTELEADLEQYIDK